A window of Falco cherrug isolate bFalChe1 chromosome 11, bFalChe1.pri, whole genome shotgun sequence genomic DNA:
CTCGTCCAGCCCCCAGCTTCTCTGCTATGGCATGATGCCTTATTGATAAAATTGACgtgttttaattaatttgtggTTTCGCAAAGGAAGCCAGGAACTAAACTAGTCTCAGAAGCAATTTTCAACTCCTCTTAAGTCACCTCAGCCATCGGTTTGTTGAGGCCACTCAGCTGGGGATGAAGGCCCATCCCACTCACAGCCACCCAGGTTCAGAAACCCAAAACCTGGGAAGCTTTTGGAGTTGCATGATTTTCTAAAGAATCCTGGACTTAGTCCTCCAGCTCTTACAAGAGGGCAGGATTCGGCTAGTACGAAGCGGTAGACAGTGGGATTAAAAACTTCAGTGGGATAAGTAAAATCTTTATTTGCAGAGATGAATTTCCCACTAACCATCAAACCTCCATTACCTGGAGGACCTTTTTGCTGTAGCTTTGCTTGTCACATCAGGTTGTCCCTTAGAATGATTCCAAGCGAGCCAGGAACTAAGCCCTGATGAGGCAGCAGGCATAAAGGTTTTGTTCTGCTCTAAAACAACCCCCAGCCTTTGTGACCTGCCccccatctgcttttttttggctAGTTTAAGCACATTTTTCCTGAGCTGAGCACTAACTGAGAAAGCATTGTCTAGTaagaaggaagcaaaacacATCACTTCAGCAGTCTGAAATCACCgtattttcaaaagtactttCAAgactaattttgttttggtagacattccattttttaaatataaggaTTTATATTTGTAAAGCTGAAGCTGGAGATTTACACATCGCTCAGGAAATGTCAGAGTAATATTCTAAATGCAATGTTGATTTATCCAGAAAGATTAAGATATATTTAACATTCCAGCAAGCAATAATAAATACCGTACTTAGACAATAAAGCTTTAACACTGCTTTCGagacataaatatttaacactttgttttctgagaaagcTGAATAGAAATCACAGCAAGGCAGGCTGGTGAGGTTTTCAGCCAAAGCTGActgaaatgtaaacaaaagaaagattaaataattcagaattattttaggCACTCATCCATAGGAAAAGACTAAAAACACTCAATAAGTTCAGTTTCCATTTCATCAAGTTTGGCTTCTTAAACAAAGTTCACTTAAACCTGGAAGCGCTGCAGCACCTTAGGCCTTGGGTTCCCCGCAGCCAACGTAATGCGCATCaattgcagcagctggaaacGGCGTGGAACAACATGTACGCTGGGAGGACTGTGAGATTGGTCTCTGAACTGCCCACGCAAGACATCTGTCCAGAATCAGATTTCTTCACCTGACTCCACGTCCCAGCCACAGGACTCCAGCTGTCCATCCTGTGGAAACTCAACCTCAATGTCGTAGATGAAATCCGGATCAtccttcttctttctgttcttttcaaagAGCTCGTCCATGATGGTCTTCCTTTTGGCTAGTTCCTTGTCATCTAGTTTGTTCATATCCTCTTCTGGGTCAATGGTCGTTTCCTGCCGCAGCTTTTCCAAGCTCTCAGCCAGGCTCTCTCCTCCCAAATGGCCTTTCAACAACCTGTACAGCTTCTGTAGCTGACGCAGCGAGACTCCTTCCAGGTAAGCCTTGTGCCGAGGGTTATTcttcagctgctcagcagccatGCTGCAGTCTAAAGAGAAAGCCACTGTGAAGACTTACAGCTGCAAGCAAATCTCTTCCCAGAAACACATCCCCTTCTCCCAAACCCTCAAAAGCAAGACCTCCAGACTTAGCAGAGCCACTCCTTGGGTTAAGATGTAGCCTTGGGCTCCTCAGGGGAGACAGTGTTACCCCAAACCACCCCTCTCTGCAATCCCGGTGTGCTGGTAAGCAGCTAAATATGCTGTTACCAACCAGCTGTTCCTCTCACTGTGTCTGGAGGGGTCTTGGGGAACACTGCAAGTAAATGCACCACACCTGAGAACTTGGAGAAATTCCTGACGGGCATGATACGCTGGCGAGTCTTATCCTTGCCGTCTTCTTTGTAGATCAGGATAATGGACAGGGGCTGAAAGCAGATGCCGCACTTCTTTGCAGTGTAAGTCATTACAGTTCTCGCTGCTGGCTGAAGTGCGGTCAGCTTTATCAGAGAGGTCCTCAGCAATGTCAAAGctcactgaaaaacaggaaaagaaaaaagggaaagaaagtgtGAGTGTCTCTCAGTGCTGTTCTGTTTATCAGAATTAGAGTGATACAAGTTCAGCAAAAACACGCAGCCAGGCTGCAAGTCTCCTTGGTTTCAGTGGAAGCTGAACGTGTCCCCGCACGCTCCGTGAGCTGGCTGCCGGGGCACAGTGAcgcccagctgctgctttacaTCTTTGTCACTACTCATCCGGGAGTACATACCACACACATATTTTTTGTCCACCAGCTCAGTAATGACACTAATGACACTAATAATGCTACTACTAAATGATACCTAAAAGActttttgttacatttattcctttttttaagtgaaaaatgtCATAAAATAGTAAATCAATGTATTACAGTTTCTTCACAAGCAACTTTTACTGCGTATTATATCCATTGCTCTGAAAAGCCAGGAATTGCTTACCTACCAAACCCTTTTCTACTCTAACCCAGGCTTTTAACTTTATATCACCTGATAGCTCATACGAAAGCTCCAGGTGTGGCTTCAGGGAGAATCTGATTTTTCAGTAAAGATATGATGATGTGTTTTTGCTGTAAGATTATTTGAGCatatctggggaaaaaaaatcttcagaaaaatgcagataaaatgaaaatttgaaatgTCTTGGAACCCCACTGAAAGAGTTTCCACAAAATTAAACCTGAATGTTGCAAGAGATGCAACAAGGACAAAATTCTATTATACATACCTGTCTATTATATATATTTGCTTTGAAAGGATACAAAGTGTCCTTTATCTGTCTCTGTTGCTGTCACAAACCTGGGGATAGCGTACCCTTATTCAATATGGTAAGGGAGAACCTTGCATACATAATGTTGATGCATGTAACACTGAAttcccctttttaaaagaaaataaacttaaaagGAAGGGTACCTATTCAGTTTTTATAAAGCTTCTTTACAGTTTCAGAGTGATGTCAATACAGCACCATATCTGTAACCTACGTCATATGGGCCAAGGAGAGAGATGAGATTCAGAAATGAAgatcaaaaataattaaactccTTATTatgcaatgaagaaaatattaattttaaagagaGGAGATGATGTTCAACCATTTACTCCTTATCAAACTAAAACACACCATCCACGAAACTGAAAATCTGAGAATTTACAAGTAACAAATGGAAATACTCTTTACACAACACATTACCACTGGTAGAGCTTCAGCTATAAAACATTCATGAGGGTCAAGGGTGTCTTAAGatttgaaaatgctgagctGCCGCATGTGTGTGCTGAGGAACCGAGAACTTTTGCCTTACAGAAAAGGTGGAGAATGGGGATGAGTGAGGAGGAAACACCGACTGACCCGCTAAACATATGGCTTTATCTATACAGACAGCAAGAACAGACCGTATAAACTAGAATTTCATCTTAAAGTAAGGACTACTGAACTCCCAAGTATCAGCACGTCATCAGCTACTACATGAATGAGCTTAGGAAGTTAATCCATAATTATCCTTTTTACTCTTCCCTGCAGAAttctgtcctgcagcaggagaggaagatgtcagcctgcctggcagcagcaacttctcttttcctgcctTAGCGCATTGAAAAATTGCATTAACCTTCAAAAGCTACTTTTAAGTTGGATTGCAAGGCCCTCCTTCTTTGTTAGAAAGATTCTCACGTAGGAAAGAGTTCAGATTTACAGTGATGTTCTCAATACTGAAAATTAACCACAACCTTTGGCTTTTAAACAGCTCTAGGAGTTgggcagaaaagcagaagtctCTCAAGAGCCACTTTCACTATTTTAAAACGAGAAACGAAGCTTCAAACGGCACCGAAATGGCTTCTTGAAGGGTCACTGACGATCAGAGCGAGACCCGCTCCGGAGCAGCGAAGAAACCCTCGGGTAGGCGAGACAAACGCGGGAGGACGCCGCTGGGGCCGCGCACAGGAGGGGCAGGGCCTGTGTCCCCGGTAACGGCGGCTGCGGCCGGCGGCCCCGAGCGCGCAGGTGGGGCTGTGCCCCGCCACCCGGCGCCGTTAAACCCGCTTTCCTAGCGCTTGTGTCCGCCGGACGAGCCAGCCCCGGGGCCGTACGCGGCCGAGGCCCAAGCGCTGGCGGCgaggagggaagggagctgagcccgcccgccccgcgccctcACCTCCCctcagcggcggcggcggcgctctCCCTCGGGGCGTTGCCACGGCGACGGCCGCGCGGCGGGCTCTGGCGCCGAAGGCCCCCGCGGGCTGCCCGCTCTGGCGCCTGCGGGACGCGGCTGCCCGGGCCCTGCCGCCGCGCACCGGGCGGCACCGGGCGGGacagcggcggcggggccggggcggcggggcccggcggggcgggggtcgGACGTGCCCCGCGGGGTCGGGCGGCCCAGCGCCAGCCCGTGCGGAGCGGGCCCGGCATGGCGggcggcccgcggcggggccgagcGCTGCTCCGCGCCGGGCTGGCCGCGCTGCTCTGCGTCCTCCGTAAGtgccgccgggcccggccgcgggggagctgctccccggTGGCCCGGCGGGGGTGGCGGGGGCCTGGGCCGCGGCGGGGGTGGCGGGGGCCCGTGCCCAGGGtgcggcgggcagcgcggggcgggCGCCTTCGTGCAGCCGGTGccgctgcccggccctgcccgctcCGCCGAGcaccggccccggggcggccgcACCGACGGCGACCGGCTCGGCCCGGCGGTGCGGGCCTTCGCCCCGGGAAGGCCCCGCCGTAGGTGTGCAGGGCCGGGCGCCGAGGGTCCGGGGCAGGGCCCGAGGACCCGCCTTGCTGCGGGTCGCGGCGCCGTTTCCCTGCCGCCTGCCGTGCGCGGTGTGCGGACTGTGTGTGCGGTTCTCTGGTGTTGCTCGGGGGTGCCCGCACGTGGGGTCCTCACCTGCTGCTCTGTAACCGCCGCCGTGTGTTCTGTGTCACCGCAGATGCGCAGGCGGCCTGTCAGGGTGCCGGCGTCACGCAGGAGCTCCTGAACGAGGGGTTTCACAGGTGAGCTGGCACCCCGGCGGGGCTTTACCTGTGAAGGAGGTTCTCTTTGCATTTGTGCACAGTTGTATCAGCTCGCTGAGCTGTGATCCGCAGGGAGCTGTGATCCCTAGGCATGGCCAGGCACTAGGAATGTGTTAGCATGATGAAGGCATTAATTCTGCAAGCTATAGCAGCAGAAGAACAGGAGGCCCCTTTATAAGATCTGTGTGGAGGCCGTTGGTAGTTCTGAGAAGTTACCAAAGACGTGAGACTTCATTTTGGTTGTGGATGTGGAGTCAGCGTGAGCTACATCATCCTAACCGGAGAAGGACAGCATGGCCCAACAGGGAACTGTGTTCCAAATTTGTCACACGTAGTAGGCGAGAGCTGCATCTCATCTCTGTGCACTTCAGCATATGTCTCTTGGGGTTTTGTTCCAATCTTTTGAAGTGCAGGTATGAACGTTTTCCTTTTGTTACTTGTTTGTAGGGACCTGCTGGTGAAGGTAGAACTTGGTGTGGTGGGGGAGGATGCAGGAAGATGCACAGTGGCAGCTAGAACTCGTCTTCCAGCAGGAATCTACGTGGATCCCTATGAGCTGgcatcactgcagcagcacaaccTAACAAAGGTAACAACCCGGACGCTAAGACATCTGGCAGTTACTCAGATAAGGAGGAATATGCTCAGCGAGTTGCAATCTGTGTTCATTATCTTGGTCATTGAACAAAggtgattaatttcttttcccgGAAGGAGATGCcacactgtattttcttcttgacaTTTCATCTTATCTCTCCACTTGATCAGCATCGCCGAGTCAGGGCATTTTGTGGCATGTGCTGGTGCTAGTTCTATACGTAGGCATGTGtactggggagctgctgctgctctgcttagCCCTGGATGAGCAGCGATGGTGAAAGGCTGGGAAGATGGAAGGTTAACCTCCACAGAAGAGGTGCTGCTGAGTTCTAAGTAGCGTGCTATGCATTTGGACTGAGTGGCTTTGCAGCTTTATTTTCACCACAGCTTTCCATGCTGCATTCCAgtctttgctttgcatttttggTGGAGAGAAGAGAATGTGGCTTTAAGGTAATCTCCTTAGGTACTTAATGCAGTTAAAACATACGGATGCAAAGACGCTAGGTGACTTGTGCGGTTGAGATGCTTGCGGGTGCTCGTGTGGCTTTGCTTATACGCATCACTAAGCCACTGCCTCTTAGGTTTGGCTGCAGGTATGGTTGCACTGTAAACTTTTCACATGTAGAAATCACTCATTGGCATTGGAGAGGGActtgaaaagttattttggtAAAACTTAAGGACAAAATTTCCAACTTGAGCCTCCAGCCcacaaaattagaaaacagaaagaggaataTTATTTTCCCTTATGATGCTGCAGTAGGTTACCGCAGCAGTGGCCTCTTAAATCCCAGAACCATGCACAAAATgttcatactttttttctcccacatccctccctttttctctgcttacaGGCGGTGTTAATTCCTGATGTCATTGATGTGGAGGCTCCAGAGTACTTAgccacagattttcttcttctcttgtACATGGAACCCGACCCTCGGTGTTCTCACTGTTTCAGAGCTGCCTTGCCTGTGCACGGGCGGTACCACCGGCCAGCAGAAGAGACCAGTGAAGTGCTGGTTGTTCTGAAGAGCCCAGAAGTGTTGGTCTGCTGCTGTGACAGTGAGATTCTTGTTACGTGCTCTTTTGGGGAGAAGGGAATAACCGCAGGCAATCCAGAGCTTGGAATCTAGTTCTTTATTTGTCTTCCGGAGATGGAGCTCTCAGTAGACATGTGAACATGAGGGGAAGATAGTGGCCCTGATAAAGACCACGTTGTCTTCCTCTttgaatgctgctgctgctccctgaccAAACGCAGATTATTTGTCAACAGATCTCTTGGTGTTGCACTGCTGCCATTGTACCGTTGTACTGTGGCAGGCTGTTTGGGCTCTTTCACCTGAAAGCACTGGCAGTTGGTCTGTTTGTCACAGTCCTGGCAGGccctggtttggtttttttttgtttgctcaggCTGtgtttttgcagtgtttctctTGGCAGCTGAAGCTATGCAGGACGTATTTAATATTCACAGTCATGTATTTACAGTAATCAAAGTATTCTGATGGTTTCTAAcactttctttctgcatttctttttttaaggggaGAATGTAGAAAACTGTGTGCCTGAAGGTTAGAATGGTTGGAGTCTCAGACTCCTGTGAAACCAGAACCTGATGTCCGCTGACAGTATTTCAAATTACATGAACAATGAAATCCTACAACTTTGCTACAAATTGTGTTTCCTTTCACAAAACCATTCTTGCTAGCTGCCAAGTCAAATGTGCCAATGATTCTCAGCTCCTTTATCTTTCCTTGCACATTAATTGAGAGATGATTTTCTGGGGTAAACTTGGGGGCAGGGAAGACTGCCTGGTCAATTAAAAAAGGGGTGTGAaatctttcagttttcctggCATGTTTACTACTTATGAGcaggaagacatttttattattagtatGAAAGCATTTAGTCCATTGGAGGGGAGTTTTTGCATGGGCCAAGAGGAGGCCAACaagcagaaatggaagaatGACTTCTTTGTTTTGGGGGAAGAGAAATAATAACTGCATGGCTAAAGGTGAGGAGTCTACAGGCCAGTGATGAATTCTTTGCCCTGTTTAGGACAGAAGTGTCAGGATACCACACAGGTGAGATTCTTTCTTGGGTACCTACTGTATCAGGAAGGGAAGAGTTGCAAAGTTCGTGAAGagcactgcccagcaccactTTGACCGTGCAGGTTAGCTGGCATGTTTCTGTCGGTGCTGCTTCACCTGTTGGCTTTCAGGGAGTGGATTCTGTCAAGCTGTTGTGGAGGAAGGATGCCTCATTTGGCAGACTCTTGCAGGCCATATGGCTTCATCCCATCTGGGTCCTGCTGATGCATTAACGTCTTCCGTAGATTCCCTGTCAGCAGAGTGTTGGAAGCCGGCTGAAGTGGAAGCTCCCTGTTCAGGCAGAGGTGTCGGGCCCTGTCAGTGGTACAGCGTAATGCACAAACCTGTGAGTTCTTATTTCTGGTGGGAATCCTAGGTTCTCTTTGAACAATCGCTGCCTTTTTTTCATTAGCAATTTGCATAGTACAGGAACTAATCAGTAAAAGACTAGGTGTGTGATTCCCCATTAGAGAGactcccctcttcccttctgACCAGCTTTTAATGCGGGTCATCCTGCCCTTCTGACATGCTTGTAGTCACTCTGTGTGCTCTTCTAGCCCTTTGTGATGGCTGCTCtccacaccttttttttttccttaacagttTACTTGGAATTCTAGGATATAATTGGCACTGATCAAATTGGGAAAAGTCTACAACAGAGGTGCTTCAGAGGAGTAGCAAGCTGGAAAACTACTTTATGATCTAAGGGAGTGGTAAAACTGTAAAGACTGAAGGaataacatcttaaaaaaaaaaaaaggccacttCTATTTGTTTGGCTGTTATCTGATTGGCtaagtattttggaaaaggtGAAGTTTCTTTATTCTGTGTGCAAAACCAAGGAAAGTTGGATCTTTAGTGTGGTCAGCAACTGCCTTTGATACTTGAATggggtgcagcagcacagagattCAGAAATAAGCTTAATTCGTCTCATAACAAATCTGTTGTTTTAGTAACACACTTGCCTTCCTACATTTAAGATACCTGCAGATGCCTGGGATACCTTCAGGTCTTGTCCAAAAACCTTTTGGAGCTTCCTGACTAACAGATGAACCAAATAGTAGTTCTCCTTGGAGAAAACTGGCTTCTTGGTGATCTGTGGAATGCTCATTCTGACAGCTTCTTTCTTCCATGCTGTATTACATGCATATCCTCAATGGGAAGCCTATTTTAAGAGCAAAGATACAGAGGATATAAATGGCTACCATTTAAAAAGGGTAGGAGATAAATTTATTGAGCTTTGCACTGCATGAGTGGCTGGTGCTCCAGTTGCTGTGAATGGAAGGGTGATGTCACGTCTTGGTTTTGATTTCAAATCCCAGAAGAAGCCCTAGTAAAGGGCTAATTAAGTAGTAGTATGGTACCTAATCCTCTAAGTTGCAGTCAAGAAGAAATAGCTTGCTAAATGCCTGtaatccatttatttttctttgtaggcatctgaGGAATCGATTCTGCAGGTTCCAGTGGGGCTCAGGCAGCATAGCTCCTTAGTGTGTGTCGCGACTCTTCTTGCCACAGTGCTCTGTTCCAGTCTGATTCTCACAGCTGTATGCAAATATGGATACTTCTCCCCGGTGACCTCCTGAGGATAAAGAAATAGAGAATGACTGACCTCCATCCagcaaaaataactgaatattACATCAGCATCCTAAATGAATCCTATTATACTGTTATTTATATCTTAGTAACATGCAAGGGTGCCATAATGGGTTATAGTCTCCTGGTGCATGAAAGGTGTTTGTAAGAATTAGATCAAGGGGACTGTTTTGGTGCAGTGACAATAG
This region includes:
- the CEP19 gene encoding centrosomal protein of 19 kDa, translated to MTYTAKKCGICFQPLSIILIYKEDGKDKTRQRIMPVRNFSKFSDCSMAAEQLKNNPRHKAYLEGVSLRQLQKLYRLLKGHLGGESLAESLEKLRQETTIDPEEDMNKLDDKELAKRKTIMDELFEKNRKKKDDPDFIYDIEVEFPQDGQLESCGWDVESGEEI
- the PIGX gene encoding phosphatidylinositol-glycan biosynthesis class X protein, producing MAGGPRRGRALLRAGLAALLCVLHAQAACQGAGVTQELLNEGFHRDLLVKVELGVVGEDAGRCTVAARTRLPAGIYVDPYELASLQQHNLTKAVLIPDVIDVEAPEYLATDFLLLLYMEPDPRCSHCFRAALPVHGRYHRPAEETSEVLVVLKSPEVLVCCCDNSLSAECWKPAEVEAPCSGRGVGPCQWYSVMHKPASEESILQVPVGLRQHSSLVCVATLLATVLCSSLILTAVCKYGYFSPVTS